From Scomber scombrus chromosome 6, fScoSco1.1, whole genome shotgun sequence, the proteins below share one genomic window:
- the tbc1d15 gene encoding TBC1 domain family member 15, producing the protein MAADSAPKVIFEHEGVFIQPSSDEDGIEQDLLFSGSLRIVDKYGEIMLEYKPLEDTVDSSSMLCAGKDSSSVVEWAQCPGDKPQLLETQQSYETEWDMINAVSFKKKPCTNGEGSLNHSNERSRWAFSFSLSDLRSVTVKEEGWSILHFKLIESSSSPPALHFHQGGSREFLDSLRRFALLSESPDDATCLLVSTPNKALSQSFENLMDDNNYTLAGKLRREPYLTTMGGFSKVTNYLFDVIRGTEEHQQRPPEEVADLLGEIIPGLEINQQEEPGFEVITRVDLGTRPQVRRREPLSAEEWTKHQDQEGRMLNVPHLKHLIFKGGLCHALRKEVWKFLLGYFPWNSTLEERKVLQRAKTDEYFKMKLQWKSVSEEQEKRNSRLRDYRSLIEKDVNRTDRTNRFYEGIDNPGLVLLHDILMTYCMFDFDLGYVQGMSDLLSPILYVMENEVDAFWCFVSFMDQMHQNFEEQMQGMKTQLIQLSTLLRLLDLSFWNYLESQDSGYLYFCFRWLLIRFKRELSFQDVLRLWEVMWTDLPCQNFHLLVCCAILDSEKQKIMEENYGFNEILKHINELSMKLDIEEILQKSEGIGLQIRRCKDLPNSISSILGFDREARGSDPTDPESPPTVRAPCRQQDANGCSNGHGHLRENSHNNSCKVAFIS; encoded by the exons ATGGCGGCGGATTCTGCTCCGAag GTTATATTTGAACATGAAGGAGTCTTCATTCAGCCGAGCAGTGATGAAGACGGGATCGAGCAGGATTTGCTCTTTTCCGGGTCACTGCGGATTGTTGACAAG TATGGTGAAATCATGTTGGAGTACAAACCTCTGGAAGACACCGTCGACTCATCAAGCATGTTGTGTGCTGGAAAG GACTCCAGCTCTGTGGTGGAGTGGGCCCAGTGTCCGGGAGACAAGCCTCAGCTGTTAGAGACGCAGCAGAGCTACGAGACAGAGTGGGACATGATCAACGCCGTGTCCTTCAAGAAGAAACCCTGCACAAACGGAGAGG GCTCCCTGAACCACAGCAACGAGAGGAGCAGGTGGGCGTTCAGCTTCAGCCTCAGTGACCTCCGGTCCGTCACAGTGAAAGAGGAAGGCTGGTCCATCCTGCACTTCAAACTGATCGAGTCGTCATCCTCGCCGCCCGCTCTTCACTTCCACCAGGGCGGCAGCAGAGAGTTCCTGGACAGCCTGCGGAGATTCGCTCTGCTCAGCGA gtcACCTGATGATGCGACGTGTCTGTTAGTCAGCACACCCAACAAAGCTTTGTCCCAGTCCTTCGAAAACCTCATGGACGACAACAACTACACGTTGGCCGGC AAGTTGAGGAGGGAACCGTATCTGACCACAATGGGCGGCTTCTCTAAAGTCACCAACTACCTGTTCGACGTCATCCGGGGAACGGAGGAGCATCAACAGCGGCCCCCGGAGGAAGTGGCCGACCTGCTGGGTGAAATCATCCCGGGACTAGAGATCAACCAGCAGGAGGAGCCCGGCTTCGAGGTCATCACCAGG GTCGACCTGGGAACGAGGCCgcaggtgaggaggagagagccgCTGTCTGCAGAGGAGTGGACCAAACATCAGGATCAGGAGGGAAGGATGCTCAACGTGCCTCACCTCAAACACCTTATCTTCAAAGGG GGACTCTGTCACGCGTTGAGGAAAGAGGTGTGGAAGTTCCTGCTGGGATATTTTCCGTGGAACAGCACgctggaggagaggaaagtCCTGCAGAGAGCCAAAAC TGATGAATACTTCAAGATGAAGCTGCAGTGGAAGTCTGTCAGCGAGgaacaagagaagagaaactccAGACTCAGAGACTACAGGAGTCTGATCG AAAAAGACGTGAACCGAACAGACAGAACAAACCGGTTCTACGAAGGCATCGATAACCCCGGCTTGGTTCTCCTCCACGACATCCTGATGACGTACTGCATGTTCGATTTCGACCTCG GTTACGTTCAGGGGATGAGCGACCTGCTCTCACCCATTCTCTACGTGATGGAGAACGAGGTCGACGCCTTCTGGTGTTTTGTCTCCTTCATGGACCAAATG cacCAGAACTTCGAGGAGCAGATGCAGGGCATGAAGACTCAGCTGATCCAGCTCAGCACTCTGCTCAGACTGCTGGACTTGTCCTTCTGGAATTACCTCG AGTCTCAGGATTCAGGTTATCTGTACTTCTGTTTCCGCTGGTTGTTGATCAGATTTAAAAGGGAGCTCAGCTTCCAGGACGTCCTGCGACTCTGGGAG gtgATGTGGACGGATCTTCCCTGTCAGAACTTCCACCTGCTGGTCTGCTGTGCCATCCTCGACTCCGAGAAACAGAAAATCATGGAAGAGAATTACGGCTTCAATGAAATCCTCAAG CACATTAACGAGCTTTCAATGAAACTGGACATCGAAGAAATCCTTCAGAAATCAGAAGGCATCGGCCTGCAGATCAGGAGGTGTAAG GATTTGCCAAACTCTATCAGCAGCATCTTGGGCTTCGACAGGGAAGCTCGCGGCTCCGACCCGACGGATCCCGAATCGCCTCCGACCGTCCGAGCGCCGTGTCGACAGCAGGACGCCAACGGCTGCTCCAACGGCCACGGACACTTACGAGAAAACTCTCACAACAACAGCTGCAAAGTTGCCTTCATATCATAG